One stretch of Acidicapsa acidisoli DNA includes these proteins:
- a CDS encoding YtcA family lipoprotein, with translation MSTNHQSFNRSSTRRLWTSFVTSLFVLAIAGCSGSPVFNILGSYFPSWLVCLGISIGLTFLAHLLVTTKKLAEQLWPLPIIYSALVCFFSCTLWMIFFE, from the coding sequence ATGAGCACGAATCACCAATCATTTAATCGCTCCAGCACACGTCGATTGTGGACAAGTTTTGTGACGAGTCTGTTTGTGCTGGCTATTGCCGGGTGCTCCGGATCGCCCGTGTTCAACATCCTGGGCTCGTATTTCCCGTCGTGGCTTGTATGTCTGGGCATCTCGATAGGATTGACGTTTCTGGCTCACCTGTTGGTTACGACGAAGAAGCTTGCGGAGCAGCTTTGGCCTTTACCGATCATATATTCAGCGCTTGTATGTTTCTTCAGCTGCACTCTTTGGATGATCTTTTTCGAGTAG
- a CDS encoding HlyD family efflux transporter periplasmic adaptor subunit: protein MRISETLRRKGSIISVCIVVGALISAGLVLRAVVLFPRTDDAEVTANFIGIAPVVEGPVVQLPIHDNDLVKKGDLLYKIDDRPYLYALQNALAAQAELEGEIENESRRISSQVNGVDVANAGEQSALANESKATDEIEVAEAAIARSEAAVKQAQADESYAIGNFHRIEPLLAKGFVTEDDVHKARSLADARTAAVEQAKSQLQLAKASLLSASAQKQQATAQITQSRAQVKESTHSVLVLAPLLAQRDSRAAAVRLARYNYEQCNVVAPFDARVTNLTTSEGQYVKVGKQLFILIDNRTWWVLANFRETQISHTRPGTPVDVFLVSDSTTKYHGVVESASFGVTPDPDVVGKLSEGLPEVQRTLNWVRLASRYPVRVRIIDPPPATLRVGQVAVVVMRPLHRDH from the coding sequence TTGCGAATTTCAGAAACGCTTAGACGCAAAGGATCGATCATCAGTGTCTGTATTGTTGTCGGCGCACTTATCTCGGCCGGACTGGTGCTTCGGGCCGTGGTGTTGTTCCCGCGTACTGATGACGCTGAAGTGACAGCCAACTTCATTGGTATAGCGCCTGTCGTTGAAGGTCCCGTCGTGCAACTACCTATTCATGACAACGACCTTGTCAAAAAGGGTGACCTGCTGTACAAGATTGATGATCGACCCTATCTGTACGCATTGCAAAATGCACTCGCTGCTCAAGCGGAGCTCGAAGGCGAAATTGAGAATGAATCCCGTAGGATATCCTCTCAGGTCAACGGCGTTGATGTGGCGAACGCAGGCGAGCAAAGCGCCTTGGCGAATGAGAGCAAGGCCACCGATGAAATCGAGGTCGCGGAAGCGGCGATTGCGCGATCGGAAGCTGCAGTCAAGCAAGCGCAGGCTGATGAAAGTTATGCTATAGGCAATTTTCATCGTATCGAGCCGCTCCTCGCGAAAGGCTTCGTGACTGAGGATGATGTCCATAAAGCTCGATCTCTGGCCGATGCGAGGACGGCAGCAGTGGAACAGGCAAAGTCTCAATTGCAGCTGGCGAAAGCGAGCCTGCTTTCAGCTTCTGCCCAAAAGCAGCAAGCCACGGCGCAGATTACACAGAGCCGAGCTCAAGTCAAAGAATCGACACATTCGGTTCTGGTTTTAGCGCCTTTGCTTGCGCAGCGCGACAGCAGGGCTGCAGCGGTTCGATTGGCTCGATACAACTATGAGCAGTGCAACGTGGTGGCGCCATTCGATGCCCGCGTAACCAATCTCACCACATCCGAGGGGCAATACGTGAAGGTGGGCAAGCAATTGTTCATCCTTATCGACAATCGGACTTGGTGGGTACTCGCAAATTTCAGAGAAACCCAAATTTCACATACTCGGCCAGGAACGCCGGTTGACGTGTTCCTCGTATCCGATTCAACCACGAAATATCATGGCGTTGTCGAGAGCGCGAGCTTTGGTGTCACACCCGATCCTGATGTAGTGGGAAAACTTTCGGAGGGATTACCCGAAGTACAGCGTACGCTGAATTGGGTGCGTCTGGCGTCACGATACCCGGTACGCGTTAGGATTATTGACCCACCCCCGGCCACACTTCGTGTAGGTCAGGTTGCAGTTGTCGTGATGCGACCTCTCCACCGAGATCACTGA
- a CDS encoding FUSC family protein, translated as MLLAVIFRIPGAVLGASFPILISRENPKATRKSAFQIGLACSIGTAEVIVGGMLTAGSPFLHVIWVMVSLFAVFYAISCLNFSNPSLTVSAVLSLGIRTWDYPISAEERVERTLYTLLAILLACVISIIIETIFAKKNPPDAVLEGISRRLNLIQTLLSETSEAEFASSTLTIQLTRSATRGVDDLRELLTRSRYDEGFHDLLATVIALTRQLTELGSNLVESAPILSIEDQERCRAIARNLGLVRSSLTRLECPAWIDLPFASQPSNPILTEIERTITLIAQSFCGESFRIHWLLPTSASTPSISEFVVNALRDPEHMKFAVRGTLSAFLCYLFYMSTGWMGLAASSILTCTLTSRRLIGAGRHRQSLRFAGFLLGAGVIGWGTEVFILPQLNTIAEYAVLFASVVWIGSWVATSGPRIAFLGLQIVLSYNLVNLNRFTINTSLVPSRDTVLGVVLGIVAMWLVFDHLWAQTSSASVRSLFLGTLRNVANFKAVSAGSSRETNQLLTAESSKINRDFDKLRDLADFYAFESFPKKPHESLVNRSIQTLLPELRAFLLVKTGLLQQRSLAVGEVEEGLIQEVEERASSVLHRLANAIEGESPEQLSLWSMSAEELRAKVSIEEARSRDGNNLSKYTEMRLCASLLDMASDLERQARLNFMPETGVVKAIDNWSVGTIAET; from the coding sequence ATGTTGCTCGCAGTAATCTTTCGAATTCCCGGCGCGGTATTGGGCGCCAGCTTCCCGATATTGATTTCGCGGGAAAATCCAAAGGCTACCCGAAAAAGTGCATTTCAGATTGGCCTTGCTTGTTCCATCGGAACCGCTGAAGTGATTGTTGGTGGAATGTTGACGGCAGGCTCACCATTTCTTCATGTGATATGGGTGATGGTGAGCCTCTTCGCAGTATTCTACGCAATCAGCTGCTTGAACTTTTCGAATCCGTCTCTCACTGTTAGCGCAGTGCTCTCGCTTGGGATACGGACTTGGGATTATCCAATCTCTGCTGAAGAACGCGTGGAACGTACGCTTTACACGCTGCTCGCGATTCTATTAGCGTGTGTAATTTCCATCATAATTGAAACCATATTTGCGAAGAAGAACCCGCCGGACGCCGTGCTCGAGGGAATCTCTCGCCGCTTGAATCTCATACAAACGCTCTTGAGTGAAACATCCGAGGCAGAGTTTGCCTCCTCAACGTTGACGATTCAGCTCACTCGTTCTGCCACAAGAGGCGTAGATGATTTGCGGGAACTCCTCACGCGTTCCAGGTATGACGAAGGCTTTCATGATTTGCTCGCAACGGTGATAGCTCTCACAAGACAGCTCACGGAGCTGGGCTCGAATCTTGTCGAATCAGCTCCAATCTTATCTATCGAGGACCAGGAACGTTGCAGAGCCATTGCGCGAAATCTAGGTTTGGTTCGTTCCAGCCTCACGCGCCTGGAGTGTCCGGCATGGATCGATCTTCCTTTCGCAAGTCAGCCGTCAAATCCGATATTGACAGAAATTGAGCGCACAATAACTTTAATAGCTCAGAGCTTTTGCGGTGAGAGTTTTCGTATCCATTGGCTCTTGCCAACATCGGCTTCGACACCGTCGATCAGTGAGTTTGTCGTTAACGCCCTTCGAGATCCGGAGCATATGAAGTTTGCCGTGCGTGGCACGCTCTCAGCTTTTCTCTGCTATCTGTTCTATATGAGCACAGGCTGGATGGGTCTTGCTGCGTCATCGATTTTAACGTGTACCCTTACTTCTCGTCGATTGATAGGCGCGGGCCGGCATAGACAGAGTCTCCGATTTGCGGGCTTCCTCTTGGGGGCAGGCGTTATCGGATGGGGAACCGAGGTGTTCATTCTCCCTCAGCTAAACACGATCGCGGAGTACGCTGTGTTATTCGCGTCGGTCGTCTGGATTGGCTCCTGGGTAGCGACATCCGGTCCGCGGATAGCATTCTTGGGGCTTCAGATCGTCCTATCCTACAACCTGGTGAACCTCAACAGGTTCACGATCAATACTTCCCTTGTGCCCTCTCGCGACACGGTTCTGGGTGTCGTACTTGGGATTGTTGCAATGTGGCTAGTGTTTGACCATCTCTGGGCTCAGACGTCCAGTGCATCTGTCCGCAGCCTATTCCTCGGAACGTTGCGTAACGTAGCGAACTTCAAAGCGGTCTCGGCTGGATCTTCTAGAGAGACAAATCAGCTGTTGACTGCGGAGAGTTCGAAAATCAACCGGGATTTCGATAAGCTGCGAGATCTTGCTGATTTTTACGCCTTTGAATCTTTCCCGAAGAAGCCGCACGAAAGCCTGGTAAACCGGAGCATTCAAACGCTCCTGCCGGAATTGCGCGCGTTCCTGCTCGTGAAGACGGGACTTCTGCAGCAAAGAAGCCTGGCGGTAGGCGAGGTGGAAGAGGGGCTGATTCAGGAGGTGGAAGAGAGAGCATCCAGTGTGCTTCATCGATTGGCGAATGCAATCGAAGGAGAATCACCTGAACAGCTCTCGCTGTGGAGTATGAGTGCCGAGGAGCTTCGCGCGAAGGTATCAATAGAAGAGGCAAGATCAAGAGACGGAAACAACCTGTCGAAGTACACCGAAATGCGGTTATGTGCTTCCCTCTTGGATATGGCTTCTGATCTTGAGCGGCAAGCTAGATTGAACTTTATGCCAGAAACTGGCGTTGTAAAAGCAATTGACAATTGGTCTGTTGGGACAATCGCCGAGACCTAG
- a CDS encoding helix-turn-helix domain-containing protein, producing the protein MKTLEKYAAWYSAWLLTPVRAERAKQILRLGNTISDIALDTGFVDQAHFMRRFKAIMEVTPWQYMQRRMLGMIAEDQGRRLV; encoded by the coding sequence TTGAAGACGCTGGAGAAATACGCCGCATGGTACTCGGCATGGCTTCTGACGCCGGTTCGGGCGGAGCGAGCAAAGCAGATTTTGCGTCTCGGCAACACGATCTCGGACATCGCGTTGGACACAGGCTTCGTCGATCAGGCTCATTTCATGCGACGATTCAAAGCGATCATGGAAGTCACACCATGGCAATATATGCAACGTCGGATGCTGGGAATGATCGCGGAAGATCAGGGGCGCAGGTTGGTTTGA
- a CDS encoding NAD(P)H-dependent flavin oxidoreductase: protein MKERSTNSPAPWNKTRVTSSLGIEYPIIQGPLGGLSTQRLTATVSNFGGLGSFGAHGLTPSAIRDVIAEIRELTAKPFAINLWVSMEDEGAGTSGRAEFQRSLAHLAKHIEALGVPLPEYKPYVPKRFEDQARVLLDAKVPIFSFIVGIPPKEILDECRAQGIVTIGTATTPSEAIALEQAGVNVIVASGFEAGGHRGSFLLSAEESLTGTFSLTPQVVDAVSLPVVAAGGIADARGILAALALGAEGVQIGTAFLASEDSGASLHHRNALLSGKAQNTALTKGFTGRLARGIRNHLLDELNGPGVEILPYPLQRFLVKNLSIPAEKAARPELLPLWAGQSASLSRERDANVLLQTLVSEIKDVAGPILHWNRERRSGHRTP from the coding sequence ATGAAGGAGCGGTCTACTAACTCGCCTGCACCGTGGAATAAGACCCGTGTTACATCGAGCCTGGGAATTGAGTACCCCATCATTCAAGGTCCACTGGGTGGGCTGTCGACGCAGCGATTAACCGCAACAGTCTCGAACTTCGGTGGTCTGGGTTCGTTTGGGGCGCATGGCTTGACTCCGTCAGCAATCAGAGATGTCATCGCTGAGATTCGTGAACTGACTGCCAAACCTTTCGCCATCAATCTGTGGGTCTCGATGGAAGATGAGGGCGCAGGCACTTCCGGCAGAGCAGAATTTCAGCGAAGTCTTGCCCACTTGGCCAAGCATATCGAGGCCTTGGGCGTCCCACTCCCGGAGTACAAGCCTTACGTTCCCAAAAGGTTTGAAGACCAGGCGCGCGTTTTGCTCGACGCGAAGGTGCCCATCTTCAGCTTCATCGTCGGAATTCCACCAAAAGAGATCCTCGACGAATGCCGCGCTCAAGGCATCGTTACGATCGGAACAGCCACCACACCATCCGAAGCCATTGCTCTTGAACAGGCCGGGGTCAATGTCATTGTCGCTTCCGGCTTTGAAGCGGGCGGCCATCGCGGATCTTTTCTGCTCTCCGCCGAGGAGTCACTCACTGGAACCTTTTCGCTGACGCCTCAAGTTGTAGATGCTGTTTCGCTTCCGGTAGTTGCCGCCGGAGGCATCGCTGATGCTCGAGGAATCCTGGCGGCTTTGGCCCTCGGAGCCGAGGGTGTACAGATCGGCACCGCCTTTCTAGCGAGTGAAGATTCCGGTGCAAGCCTGCATCATCGCAATGCGCTGCTCAGCGGAAAGGCTCAAAACACCGCGTTGACCAAGGGCTTTACTGGACGGCTTGCTCGCGGAATTCGCAACCACTTGCTCGACGAACTCAATGGCCCAGGAGTGGAGATTCTTCCATATCCATTGCAGCGCTTCCTGGTGAAGAATCTCTCCATCCCTGCCGAGAAGGCAGCGAGACCTGAGTTGCTTCCGCTCTGGGCCGGACAGAGCGCAAGCCTCTCTCGAGAGCGCGATGCGAACGTGTTGCTTCAGACATTAGTATCCGAGATTAAAGATGTTGCCGGTCCAATTCTTCATTGGAACCGCGAACGCCGCTCTGGCCATCGAACTCCATGA
- a CDS encoding RidA family protein — MVDGNSSLSVSAERRLQELGIQLPAAPTPFGTYVEALQTGNLLFLTGMLPVVDHKPKYLGRLGKELDVDAGRDAAYTAALSALAAAKQYLGSLDRVSRVVRLGVFMATSGDFFDQPRVADAVSDLFRDVFGIEKTSVRLVIGVASLPLGMPIELEVIFEVGE, encoded by the coding sequence GTGGTAGACGGTAACAGCTCGCTGTCTGTCAGTGCAGAGCGGCGGCTGCAGGAACTTGGCATTCAACTCCCAGCGGCCCCGACGCCGTTCGGCACATACGTTGAGGCGCTGCAGACGGGCAATCTTCTCTTCCTGACCGGCATGCTCCCAGTTGTCGATCACAAGCCGAAATATCTGGGCCGGCTTGGAAAAGAACTCGATGTCGACGCAGGACGGGATGCCGCTTATACCGCGGCATTGAGCGCTCTCGCCGCGGCCAAGCAGTACTTGGGATCTCTCGATCGTGTGAGTCGCGTTGTCCGGCTCGGAGTGTTTATGGCAACCTCCGGTGACTTTTTCGATCAACCCAGGGTTGCGGATGCAGTATCGGACCTGTTTCGGGATGTCTTCGGAATCGAGAAGACATCTGTTAGGCTCGTTATCGGCGTTGCCAGCCTTCCTCTCGGGATGCCGATTGAGCTTGAAGTCATCTTCGAGGTTGGCGAGTAA
- a CDS encoding SDR family NAD(P)-dependent oxidoreductase, with protein MATKQTVIVTGASQGIGAAVTQTFLDRGYNVVANSRNISKSEAFNASDQLALVDGNIGESAVAAKIVETAITKFGSIDGLVNNAGIFFTKAFPEYTAEDFKALSSVNLEGFLYVTQGAVKQMLSQKSGGSVVTITTSLVVNPIAGVTASVPMITKGGLEAVTLNLASEYAKDHIRFNAVAPGIVDTPMHVTDPKDFLKTLSPMGVIAEAKDIADAVVYLTEARYVTGEVLHVDGGAHVGRW; from the coding sequence ATGGCAACCAAACAGACGGTCATTGTTACAGGAGCCTCACAAGGCATCGGTGCAGCCGTAACTCAGACATTTCTGGATCGCGGTTACAACGTGGTCGCGAATTCACGCAACATCAGCAAGTCGGAAGCATTCAATGCGTCGGACCAACTCGCCCTCGTCGACGGCAATATCGGCGAGAGTGCGGTAGCCGCGAAGATCGTCGAAACGGCCATCACCAAGTTTGGGTCGATCGATGGGCTCGTGAATAACGCAGGCATTTTCTTCACAAAAGCGTTCCCAGAGTACACCGCCGAGGATTTCAAAGCCCTTTCTTCCGTCAACCTCGAAGGCTTCCTTTATGTCACGCAGGGCGCGGTAAAGCAGATGCTCTCGCAGAAGTCAGGCGGCAGCGTTGTAACTATCACAACGTCGCTCGTGGTTAATCCCATTGCTGGCGTCACGGCATCCGTGCCAATGATCACCAAAGGCGGCCTTGAGGCCGTGACACTCAACCTGGCGAGCGAATACGCGAAGGATCACATTCGCTTCAACGCCGTCGCGCCCGGCATCGTAGATACACCGATGCACGTAACCGATCCGAAGGACTTTCTCAAGACACTGTCGCCGATGGGCGTGATCGCTGAGGCGAAGGACATTGCCGACGCTGTCGTTTACCTGACGGAAGCTCGTTACGTCACAGGGGAGGTGCTGCACGTGGACGGCGGTGCGCACGTGGGCCGGTGGTAG
- a CDS encoding response regulator transcription factor, whose amino-acid sequence MSQATPIVFVVDDDVSVRESLEMLIRCEGWQPETYAAASEFLARPRVQTPSCLILDVSLPGLNGLDLQKQVATERTEMPIIFITGHGDVPMTVRAMKAGAQEFLTKPFSDDVLLAAIRQALERSRIALGREMEIQSLKHRFASLTGRERQVMALVASGKPNKVVGSELGISEITVKAHRGRVMEKMNADSIADLVKMAGKLRLTRASEVAAPMA is encoded by the coding sequence ATGTCGCAAGCCACTCCAATCGTATTTGTTGTCGATGATGACGTTTCAGTACGTGAATCTCTGGAAATGCTCATTCGCTGCGAAGGTTGGCAGCCCGAGACCTACGCAGCGGCATCGGAATTCCTCGCGCGTCCACGCGTCCAGACGCCGAGCTGCCTGATACTTGACGTTTCCCTTCCGGGCCTCAACGGACTTGATCTGCAAAAGCAAGTGGCCACCGAACGGACTGAGATGCCTATCATTTTCATTACTGGCCACGGCGATGTCCCGATGACGGTCCGCGCCATGAAGGCCGGCGCGCAAGAGTTCCTGACAAAGCCATTCAGCGACGATGTGCTATTGGCCGCCATTCGACAGGCGCTCGAACGTAGCCGCATCGCGCTCGGCCGCGAGATGGAGATTCAGTCGCTCAAACATCGCTTCGCATCGCTCACGGGTCGCGAACGCCAGGTAATGGCATTGGTAGCCTCCGGCAAACCGAATAAGGTGGTGGGCAGCGAACTAGGCATCAGCGAGATTACAGTGAAGGCGCACCGAGGCAGGGTCATGGAAAAGATGAATGCCGATTCCATCGCCGACCTGGTTAAGATGGCCGGGAAGCTCCGCCTTACGCGCGCTTCCGAAGTCGCTGCGCCTATGGCCTAA
- a CDS encoding DJ-1/PfpI family protein, with protein sequence MSRSKKDQKAQAALSETVKLADVKSEDFDTIFYVGGHGPMWDLADNPDSIALIESFYKSGKPVAALCHAPAVFHVTYNGEAIVRGKRVTGLADSEEEAVPLPMLFRSSSRTNSSVLVASMRRHPIGRALRLLMVA encoded by the coding sequence ATGTCGCGTTCTAAGAAGGACCAGAAGGCACAAGCGGCTCTATCTGAGACTGTCAAACTCGCGGATGTGAAATCGGAAGATTTCGACACTATCTTCTACGTGGGCGGTCATGGTCCTATGTGGGATCTTGCCGATAATCCGGATTCAATTGCGCTGATCGAGTCCTTCTACAAGTCAGGCAAGCCCGTTGCAGCACTCTGCCATGCGCCGGCTGTGTTCCATGTTACATACAACGGGGAGGCCATTGTGAGGGGCAAACGCGTCACCGGCCTTGCTGACAGCGAAGAGGAAGCCGTACCGCTGCCCATGTTGTTCCGTTCCTCGTCGAGGACGAACTCAAGCGTGTTGGTGGCCTCTATGAGAAGGCACCCGATTGGCAGAGCTTTGCGATTACTGATGGTCGCCTGA